The Candidatus Nitrosocosmicus franklandus genome contains a region encoding:
- a CDS encoding acetate--CoA ligase family protein, producing MTDQNKIKSIFEDSFKNEVKVITEETAKGILSDYNISVPGFALVKDEESAVTEAKRLGFPLVAKIVSPQILHKTDVGGVKIDLRDEESVRSAFNDMYNRLSKEYDVKGVLLEKMVPKGVEMIVGLQNDPQFGPVIMVGLGGIFTELFKDVSFRVLPITKDDALQMIEELQGKMLLKGYRGSEPIDLNVLSDALLNIGKLGYDISPYYESIDFNPLIVYPSSYFVADAKILLSEKPNYDVVSQSQPNSTHMDRFFNAKSVALIGASPEVGKVGNSVLETLVKHDYKGKVYPVNAKGYPEIMGIPAYKSLEDINEPVDVVVVTVDLKFVPDLLKICGQKSIHNVVIISGGGKELGGERAAIEQQIKDLSSQLKIRIIGPNCIGMFNGENRLDCAFQGHERMLRPKNGNVAFLSQSGTIGIAFMEHSYPFGMSKMISYGNRSDVDEADMIWYLAEDPQTKVIGLYVEGLGDGRKFVNTAKRVINEKKKPIVVFKNGRTTRGAKQAASHTGSLGGTYSVVKGAFSQSGIISVDSYDELTASLKALSWQPIPSGNRVAMVTNGAGPIIAAIDQFERLGLQVATLSDQSMKSFKEHYPATYVIGNPCDVTGSANADDYRFAIQTFMDDPNVDIIMPWFVFQDDPLEEKIVDILADFNKQGKKPILVGALGGPFTQKMANRLEDNNVPVYQSVNTWSVAASALAKWAALSKK from the coding sequence TTGACCGATCAAAATAAAATAAAATCTATATTTGAAGATTCTTTTAAGAATGAAGTTAAGGTTATAACAGAGGAAACCGCAAAAGGTATTCTTTCCGATTATAATATTTCAGTACCTGGGTTTGCCTTGGTAAAAGATGAAGAGTCTGCTGTGACTGAGGCAAAAAGACTCGGGTTTCCACTGGTCGCGAAAATTGTTTCTCCACAAATTTTGCACAAGACTGATGTGGGAGGAGTTAAAATTGACTTAAGAGATGAAGAATCTGTAAGATCCGCCTTTAATGACATGTATAATAGATTATCAAAGGAGTACGACGTAAAAGGTGTTCTTCTTGAAAAAATGGTTCCAAAAGGTGTTGAGATGATCGTTGGGTTACAAAATGATCCTCAATTTGGTCCTGTAATAATGGTGGGATTAGGGGGGATCTTTACTGAATTATTCAAGGATGTTTCATTTAGAGTTCTGCCTATTACAAAGGATGATGCTTTACAGATGATCGAGGAACTGCAAGGCAAAATGCTTCTAAAAGGATACCGAGGATCAGAGCCAATAGATCTAAATGTTCTATCTGATGCCCTGCTTAACATTGGAAAGCTAGGATATGATATTTCTCCGTATTATGAGAGTATCGATTTCAATCCATTAATCGTATATCCGAGTAGTTATTTTGTCGCTGATGCAAAGATCTTGCTATCTGAAAAGCCAAACTACGATGTAGTTTCTCAAAGCCAACCAAATTCAACTCATATGGATCGGTTCTTTAATGCAAAGTCGGTGGCTCTTATAGGGGCTTCTCCTGAGGTAGGAAAGGTAGGCAATTCCGTGTTAGAGACTCTGGTAAAACATGATTACAAAGGAAAGGTATATCCAGTAAATGCGAAGGGATATCCAGAAATAATGGGAATCCCTGCATACAAGAGCCTAGAGGATATAAATGAACCCGTTGATGTAGTTGTAGTTACTGTAGATTTGAAATTTGTTCCTGACTTGTTAAAAATCTGCGGACAAAAATCTATTCATAATGTCGTCATTATTTCTGGTGGTGGCAAAGAACTTGGTGGAGAGAGGGCTGCAATCGAACAACAAATAAAGGATCTGTCTTCCCAACTAAAAATTCGTATAATCGGACCTAACTGTATTGGCATGTTTAATGGTGAAAATAGATTGGATTGTGCATTTCAGGGCCATGAGCGTATGTTGAGACCTAAAAATGGAAACGTAGCATTCTTATCACAAAGCGGCACAATAGGTATCGCATTCATGGAACACTCTTACCCGTTTGGTATGAGTAAAATGATCTCTTACGGAAACCGTTCTGATGTTGATGAAGCTGATATGATTTGGTATTTGGCCGAGGACCCACAGACCAAAGTTATTGGATTGTATGTCGAGGGATTGGGTGACGGTCGAAAGTTTGTTAATACGGCTAAACGAGTCATTAATGAAAAAAAGAAACCTATTGTGGTCTTTAAGAATGGTAGAACGACTCGAGGAGCAAAGCAGGCAGCATCACATACTGGATCTCTTGGGGGAACTTATAGTGTTGTAAAGGGTGCCTTTTCTCAGAGTGGTATAATTTCAGTAGATAGTTACGATGAACTAACAGCTTCTTTGAAGGCTCTGTCTTGGCAACCCATACCTTCGGGCAATAGAGTCGCAATGGTAACAAACGGCGCCGGACCAATTATTGCTGCTATCGATCAATTTGAAAGATTGGGATTACAGGTAGCAACCCTCAGTGACCAAAGCATGAAATCATTTAAAGAACATTATCCTGCTACCTATGTTATAGGCAATCCTTGTGATGTTACTGGCTCCGCCAATGCAGATGATTATAGATTTGCAATTCAGACCTTCATGGATGATCCTAACGTAGATATTATCATGCCTTGGTTTGTTTTTCAAGACGATCCACTTGAAGAAAAGATTGTAGATATTTTAGCAGATTTTAACAAACAAGGCAAGAAACCTATTCTAGTTGGTGCACTTGGTGGTCCATTTACGCAAAAGATGGCCAATAGGTTGGAGGACAATAATGTTCCGGTTTATCAGTCTGTAAATACATGGAGTGTAGCTGCAAGTGCCCTTGCTAAATGGGCAGCACTTTCAAAGAAATAG
- a CDS encoding class I SAM-dependent methyltransferase: protein MNGHGLGSTYWNEVIRILRNIIPVYDKVNSAISLGRDNQFRTEGIIKSVFPGNKVLDAGSGYGNMSKLVLENVSKDVTIHFYDPIPEMLKNISSNFKGYDFNYCLCSGVFEKIPFKSESFDAVICGYSIRDSIDLEQAFEEIHRVLKDDGRFLIVDLGKPDNFLLRALVTIYLKYFLVILAYLTAGRKGLPFRTLYGTYLRWPKNNVLKQLLSKRFSKVDFKKKLLGGAIIVVAYK, encoded by the coding sequence TTGAATGGACATGGCCTAGGAAGCACATATTGGAATGAAGTCATCAGGATTCTTAGAAACATCATTCCTGTATACGATAAGGTAAACAGTGCCATATCTTTGGGAAGAGATAATCAATTTAGAACTGAAGGCATTATTAAATCTGTTTTTCCTGGTAATAAAGTGCTTGATGCAGGTTCGGGTTACGGAAATATGTCAAAACTAGTTCTTGAGAATGTTTCAAAAGACGTAACGATCCACTTTTACGATCCAATTCCAGAAATGCTAAAAAACATTTCTAGTAACTTCAAAGGGTATGACTTTAATTACTGTTTGTGCAGCGGGGTTTTTGAAAAAATACCATTTAAATCTGAATCCTTTGACGCCGTTATTTGTGGTTATTCCATACGCGACTCAATTGACCTTGAACAAGCCTTTGAGGAAATTCACCGTGTCCTAAAAGATGATGGTCGGTTCTTAATAGTAGATTTGGGAAAGCCTGACAATTTTCTATTGCGAGCATTAGTGACTATTTATTTGAAATATTTCTTAGTGATATTGGCCTATTTAACAGCCGGTAGGAAAGGACTGCCATTTCGGACTTTGTATGGTACTTATTTACGATGGCCAAAAAATAATGTTTTAAAGCAGCTTTTATCAAAAAGATTTTCAAAGGTAGATTTTAAAAAAAAACTGTTAGGGGGTGCAATAATAGTAGTAGCTTACAAGTGA
- the cgi121 gene encoding KEOPS complex subunit Cgi121, with protein MSNIITVGGLKARVFVVAFFDSNVKRVYEEIKKNSDYNNLDLIFVNAHLVFGIEHIIGIMKIINERKRRNIVSEIKNLEVEFLMRICCTDQISEALRLNFGDKSNKDFVIIILTDDNNSQKLMGIEKEFERYGTVKYASKEKNDNNGITSYQYDSRDKEEILIPSDNSKRDYIINTLFKEKIKAPRSELFTNDIEFLKFLVERAAISLG; from the coding sequence ATGAGTAACATTATAACTGTTGGAGGATTAAAAGCTAGAGTATTCGTAGTCGCTTTTTTCGATTCCAATGTCAAGAGAGTTTATGAAGAGATAAAGAAAAACTCAGATTACAATAATCTAGATCTTATTTTTGTAAATGCCCATCTTGTGTTTGGCATAGAACACATTATTGGAATAATGAAAATAATAAATGAGCGAAAGCGAAGAAACATTGTTTCTGAAATCAAGAATTTAGAAGTGGAATTCTTGATGAGAATATGTTGTACCGACCAGATAAGTGAAGCTTTAAGGTTAAATTTCGGGGACAAATCTAACAAGGATTTTGTGATAATAATTCTAACAGATGATAATAATAGTCAGAAACTAATGGGAATTGAAAAGGAATTTGAAAGGTATGGTACTGTCAAATATGCCAGCAAAGAAAAAAATGACAATAATGGGATTACCAGTTATCAATACGACTCACGAGATAAAGAAGAGATATTGATTCCCTCAGACAATTCAAAAAGAGATTATATTATTAACACTCTTTTTAAAGAAAAGATCAAAGCACCCAGATCAGAGTTATTTACAAATGATATTGAATTCCTAAAATTTCTGGTCGAAAGAGCAGCGATTTCATTGGGATAA
- a CDS encoding THUMP domain-containing protein: MNFNFVATTFRYREEDLINELEDLFYEFGETTVEVQETNVSGLIVGQCSKDPCEFIKFLRTKLETSMWEIRYLLRFIPIQTVVTTDIENIKNALLKLLDESNIPHDQTIKILVEKRHTPIKKMDVIDAVGPHLKLPVDLSDPQWILLVEIIGKYSGISVLSPNSMFSSMIEKRVSD; this comes from the coding sequence ATGAATTTCAATTTTGTCGCTACAACGTTCAGGTACAGGGAGGAAGATCTGATAAATGAGCTAGAAGACTTGTTTTATGAATTTGGAGAGACTACTGTGGAGGTTCAGGAGACCAATGTTTCAGGATTGATAGTTGGACAATGTTCTAAAGACCCTTGCGAGTTTATCAAATTTTTGAGGACAAAATTAGAAACGTCGATGTGGGAGATTAGGTATTTGTTGCGATTTATTCCAATCCAGACAGTAGTAACGACAGATATTGAGAATATTAAGAATGCACTCTTAAAATTACTTGATGAATCGAATATTCCTCATGATCAAACTATAAAAATTCTGGTTGAAAAAAGACATACTCCTATAAAAAAGATGGATGTAATAGATGCGGTGGGACCTCATCTTAAATTGCCGGTGGATTTGTCTGATCCTCAATGGATCCTTTTAGTAGAGATAATCGGGAAATATTCGGGTATCTCTGTATTGTCTCCTAATTCGATGTTTAGTTCAATGATTGAAAAAAGAGTATCCGATTGA
- a CDS encoding L-threonylcarbamoyladenylate synthase has translation MSKCAKIIDEGGIVIFPTDTVYGIGCDPTNELAVLKLFKLKNRPMNKTLPLLTFSQSMVTKVAQISKPAKILMDKFWPGQLTLVLNSHTDNIGSGNVRFSKYVVDSVNQSIALRVPGSQCTRDIIGATKTKFLVGTSANISKEPSPENLGELDMRLVSKCDALVYDKTRLGTPPGYFVSICEGRLPQEIQATTAGKGLAEGTSLNYPNQRLFSVDARLTRSNSLLGEVSTSTTSAAPATPSSIVAARESQAIKISRMESTIVDLTHDNQPKIIREGSVPKDKIIEVLKAIGKVRL, from the coding sequence TTGAGCAAATGTGCCAAAATAATTGACGAAGGAGGCATTGTGATATTTCCTACTGATACTGTTTATGGAATTGGATGTGATCCAACCAACGAGCTTGCTGTGTTAAAACTATTTAAGCTCAAAAACCGCCCTATGAATAAAACCCTTCCATTATTAACTTTTTCCCAATCAATGGTTACTAAAGTTGCTCAAATTTCCAAACCTGCGAAGATTTTGATGGACAAATTTTGGCCTGGTCAATTGACTCTGGTTCTAAATTCCCATACTGATAATATTGGCAGTGGGAATGTTAGGTTCTCCAAATACGTCGTTGATTCTGTCAACCAGTCTATCGCCTTACGTGTACCAGGAAGCCAATGTACAAGAGATATTATTGGTGCAACCAAGACCAAGTTTCTGGTAGGAACTAGTGCCAATATTTCCAAAGAACCATCACCTGAGAATCTTGGCGAATTAGACATGCGATTAGTTTCAAAGTGCGATGCTCTAGTTTATGATAAGACCAGACTGGGTACACCGCCAGGATATTTTGTATCGATTTGTGAAGGACGATTACCACAAGAAATACAGGCGACTACAGCAGGAAAGGGATTGGCAGAGGGAACATCACTAAACTATCCGAATCAAAGATTATTTTCTGTTGATGCCAGATTAACTCGATCAAATTCGCTATTAGGAGAGGTGTCTACATCTACAACATCAGCTGCACCAGCAACTCCATCATCTATTGTTGCTGCCAGAGAATCTCAGGCGATCAAAATAAGTAGGATGGAATCTACAATTGTAGACCTTACACACGACAATCAACCCAAGATAATCCGTGAAGGATCAGTACCAAAAGATAAAATTATTGAGGTACTCAAAGCTATTGGAAAGGTTAGACTTTAA
- a CDS encoding adenylate/guanylate cyclase domain-containing protein: MSHNIDVLGGEGIYNSEKLLLKEKVGQQTQEEENNLLHLTETYRLPITVVFWDISGFSRLAKIFYELDQEDFLLEFLEKYYRITRNVINRNNGVWDKAIGDGVMSWFGSLDIDHNQFSPSTPNSHDRDDNDDGALNAVKAAIELRSRFKCLKNELRIEWTNRLEKLSASIASKTKLNCKDKMPSETLKQQSQHENSKILHGPLSKLPDFDLKCGINTGFVRICLLYNQFTAVGTNVNLASRLQEFAETDQIVISSSTRRKIRNEKIMIRKIIINSNNTIKSFEDTDCCYEII, from the coding sequence ATGTCACACAATATCGATGTATTGGGTGGGGAGGGAATTTATAATTCTGAAAAGCTATTACTTAAAGAAAAGGTTGGCCAGCAAACACAAGAGGAAGAGAACAACCTGTTACACCTGACTGAGACATACAGACTTCCTATCACCGTCGTATTCTGGGACATTAGTGGTTTTTCCAGGTTGGCAAAAATATTTTATGAATTAGATCAAGAAGATTTCTTGCTTGAGTTTTTGGAGAAATATTATAGAATTACAAGAAATGTAATTAACAGGAATAATGGTGTGTGGGATAAGGCCATTGGTGATGGCGTCATGTCATGGTTTGGATCATTGGACATCGATCACAATCAATTCTCACCATCGACGCCAAATTCTCATGATAGAGATGATAATGATGATGGGGCCTTGAACGCGGTAAAAGCAGCCATCGAATTACGAAGTCGCTTTAAATGTTTAAAAAATGAATTAAGAATTGAGTGGACAAATAGACTAGAAAAATTATCAGCATCAATTGCATCTAAAACAAAACTAAATTGTAAGGACAAGATGCCATCAGAAACGTTAAAACAACAATCACAGCATGAAAACAGCAAAATATTACACGGACCTCTCTCTAAACTACCTGATTTTGATTTAAAATGCGGTATAAATACCGGTTTTGTACGTATTTGCTTGCTATATAACCAGTTTACTGCTGTTGGCACCAATGTCAACCTTGCCAGTAGGTTACAAGAATTTGCAGAAACAGATCAGATAGTGATATCTAGTTCAACTCGAAGAAAAATAAGAAATGAAAAAATCATGATTCGTAAAATAATTATCAATTCTAATAACACCATAAAGTCATTTGAGGATACAGATTGCTGCTATGAAATTATATAA
- the folE gene encoding GTP cyclohydrolase I — MVVKEKLKLKSKGLNDDVLLDASRDEFNSIINGYYRLIGGEDKNYDKETSRRLRAFGEELYRKRAYDKFTAFKADHDDMIIGNHLRLFSFCEHHLLPFFGEVAIGYIPNNKIFGLSKFQRLVDKVSSKPQLQERLTYQILEEIKNRLEPKGVGVVIKAIHTCVFARGTQSTSAEFTTSAVDGIFKENNNTKQEFFSIINSDGRLRL, encoded by the coding sequence ATGGTTGTTAAGGAAAAGTTGAAATTAAAAAGCAAGGGATTAAACGACGATGTGCTATTAGACGCATCTAGAGACGAATTCAACAGCATAATCAATGGCTATTACAGATTGATTGGAGGGGAAGATAAGAATTACGACAAAGAAACCAGTAGAAGATTGCGTGCTTTTGGTGAAGAATTGTATCGGAAAAGAGCATATGATAAATTTACGGCGTTTAAGGCAGATCATGATGACATGATAATTGGAAACCATCTTAGGCTCTTTTCATTCTGTGAGCATCATCTTCTGCCATTCTTTGGAGAGGTGGCAATAGGCTACATACCCAATAACAAGATTTTTGGTTTGTCAAAGTTTCAAAGACTTGTTGACAAAGTTTCTTCCAAACCCCAGTTACAAGAGAGACTGACTTATCAAATTCTAGAAGAAATCAAAAACAGATTGGAACCAAAGGGAGTAGGCGTTGTAATTAAAGCAATTCATACATGTGTGTTTGCCAGGGGTACCCAGTCTACTTCGGCTGAATTCACAACATCTGCTGTAGATGGAATATTTAAGGAAAATAACAACACAAAGCAAGAGTTCTTTTCTATAATAAATTCAGACGGCAGACTTCGTTTATGA
- a CDS encoding AAA family ATPase — MSTANDANVEYIDWNHAFDVLQKAYQLGIFVLIIGPKGTGKTTLVRKFASQMGKELSSVNFSLRTRESHLIGTNTIDNGQINFVNGVLVHSMTRGDLLYLDELNAAEPDVLLRLDEALDDRRQIVLKEHHGQIINAKENWFVIGTINPLSHVGTKELPPQILSRFPVRIMLDYPPEETEMEIIRKHVNINNLTHEEYIRSAIKLATNLRKAASLEEIFYSPSLRETIAFSKLVVNGTNPKDAAEIVFANVYHQWGEIEYRKVMDIIASIFI, encoded by the coding sequence ATGTCTACAGCCAATGATGCGAATGTAGAGTATATCGACTGGAATCATGCATTTGATGTACTACAGAAAGCATATCAACTGGGAATTTTTGTGTTGATTATAGGTCCAAAAGGCACTGGCAAAACCACTTTGGTCAGGAAATTTGCTTCCCAAATGGGCAAGGAACTATCTTCTGTAAACTTTAGCTTAAGGACTAGAGAATCCCACTTGATTGGGACAAATACCATAGATAACGGTCAAATTAATTTTGTGAACGGAGTTTTAGTCCATTCAATGACTCGAGGAGATTTATTGTATTTGGATGAATTAAATGCTGCTGAACCAGATGTCCTATTAAGACTGGATGAAGCATTGGATGACCGAAGGCAAATCGTCTTAAAGGAGCATCATGGTCAGATAATAAATGCTAAGGAAAATTGGTTTGTAATAGGAACAATCAACCCGTTATCACATGTAGGAACTAAAGAACTTCCTCCTCAGATCTTGAGTCGTTTTCCTGTAAGAATAATGCTTGATTACCCACCCGAAGAAACTGAAATGGAGATAATAAGAAAGCATGTAAATATTAACAACCTAACTCACGAAGAATACATAAGAAGCGCCATAAAACTGGCTACAAACTTGAGAAAAGCTGCTTCACTTGAGGAGATCTTTTATAGTCCTAGTCTAAGAGAGACAATCGCATTCTCAAAGTTGGTAGTAAACGGAACAAATCCAAAGGACGCAGCAGAAATAGTATTTGCAAACGTTTATCATCAATGGGGAGAAATAGAATATCGAAAAGTTATGGATATTATAGCATCTATATTCATCTAA
- a CDS encoding VWA domain-containing protein: MSIFWNKKDSEDEEKEGEGKKSQQRKEEKSNKIGSPLSNLYDTTTDNKTNTNAKVIIERKKVRAESLPKFDDMDLENIHIRNDVLLEIATFLSRRWSDSSESTVHISREGKISTNLDKKRITLPGLDYFYGNIFQKYRQWRTLLWYESVRLKHSFKIFDTDLVFGFIFNILETKRIEILGLEEWKGMIKEIIFYEGLSWHNKPLLNSLHGKNKVLEAFSQYFLTGYFKGELFGGERERVIRAAEYAHDVIKEYIKNFNLRNKTHNPTEDQKWLEKETRQIIKILQVDSLMSVPPIPVLMPKSKVGLSMKQEEILSQIEKLVKIKTKEIEIEKLKKEIVQGDDINEEFRIIVKESQKNDNKGFETTENLSIAIPDNTGGISENAIYDFNLINKIKTALKEWKSGWRERYDFTGEEIEVENYIERQPKVFIRDKKIAINVKIAILLDLSSSIEDNEIEYKKATVALCEGLDYLGIKFSIYAFNTESRAVKCWIIKPPSNKWGTLYARRLMQVRPLGGTPLGEVYKILNPSISAFKPDIFVTLTDGEPSDMDAVRSIVISYKRSGIQMIAIGLGADMADAVGIGHNLTYLNYQRTLTLSKKRLQDLPKKVLGLLTVD; this comes from the coding sequence ATGTCCATCTTTTGGAATAAGAAGGATTCTGAAGACGAAGAAAAAGAAGGAGAAGGGAAAAAAAGTCAGCAAAGAAAGGAAGAAAAAAGCAATAAAATTGGATCTCCGTTATCGAATCTTTACGATACTACCACAGATAATAAAACCAACACAAATGCAAAGGTCATTATTGAAAGAAAAAAGGTCAGGGCAGAGTCACTTCCGAAATTTGATGATATGGATCTTGAAAATATTCACATTAGAAATGATGTACTATTAGAGATTGCGACATTTTTGTCAAGACGTTGGTCAGATAGTTCTGAATCAACAGTCCATATTTCCCGAGAAGGCAAAATTTCTACTAATTTAGACAAAAAAAGGATAACACTTCCAGGATTAGATTATTTCTATGGTAACATTTTCCAAAAGTATAGACAATGGAGAACATTATTGTGGTACGAATCAGTAAGACTCAAGCATTCATTCAAGATATTTGATACAGATTTAGTCTTTGGATTTATTTTTAACATATTAGAAACAAAACGGATCGAGATTCTGGGGCTTGAAGAATGGAAGGGCATGATAAAGGAGATAATATTTTATGAGGGGTTATCTTGGCATAATAAACCCCTTTTAAATTCTCTCCATGGTAAAAATAAAGTTCTGGAAGCATTTTCTCAATACTTTCTTACAGGTTACTTTAAAGGAGAGCTATTTGGCGGCGAGAGAGAGCGAGTCATAAGAGCAGCCGAGTATGCTCACGATGTGATTAAAGAGTACATCAAGAATTTTAACCTCAGAAACAAAACCCACAATCCCACAGAAGATCAAAAATGGCTGGAAAAAGAGACAAGACAGATAATAAAGATCTTGCAGGTTGACTCTTTGATGTCAGTTCCACCTATACCCGTGCTTATGCCCAAAAGTAAGGTAGGATTATCTATGAAACAGGAAGAAATACTCTCCCAAATTGAAAAATTAGTAAAAATAAAGACAAAAGAAATAGAGATCGAGAAACTAAAAAAAGAGATCGTTCAGGGAGACGATATCAATGAGGAATTTAGAATAATCGTAAAAGAGAGTCAAAAAAATGACAATAAGGGGTTTGAGACAACTGAAAATTTGTCTATTGCAATACCAGATAATACTGGAGGAATTAGTGAAAATGCTATATATGATTTTAATTTGATAAACAAGATAAAAACAGCCCTCAAGGAATGGAAGAGCGGCTGGAGAGAAAGATACGATTTTACCGGAGAGGAAATTGAAGTAGAAAATTATATCGAAAGGCAGCCTAAAGTTTTTATCCGAGACAAGAAAATTGCGATAAATGTCAAGATTGCAATATTGTTGGACCTTTCAAGCAGTATTGAGGATAATGAAATTGAATACAAGAAAGCGACAGTTGCACTATGTGAAGGATTAGATTATTTGGGAATAAAGTTTTCCATTTATGCGTTCAACACTGAATCACGTGCTGTTAAATGCTGGATAATAAAACCACCCTCCAACAAATGGGGAACATTATATGCTAGAAGGCTAATGCAGGTAAGACCTTTGGGAGGAACACCGTTAGGAGAAGTTTATAAAATACTGAACCCCAGCATTAGTGCCTTTAAGCCAGATATATTTGTAACGTTGACAGATGGAGAACCGTCAGATATGGATGCAGTGAGGTCTATTGTCATATCCTACAAGCGGAGCGGGATCCAGATGATTGCGATAGGATTGGGCGCCGATATGGCAGATGCTGTGGGTATTGGTCACAATCTAACGTACCTTAATTATCAGAGAACCTTAACGTTATCCAAAAAAAGATTACAAGACTTGCCAAAAAAGGTTTTGGGGCTCTTGACGGTAGATTGA
- the fsa gene encoding fructose-6-phosphate aldolase, with translation MKIFLDTANFDSIVKFNEMGIVDGITTNPTLLSKEKGNPIETMKKIVEYVKGPVSLEIVASSFDEMMDEGLKLAKYGENAVVKVPMTSDGLKVVKALSSKNIKTNVTLVFSANQALLAAKAGATYVSPFIGRLDDIGHEGLNLIKEIVQIFTNYSIPTQVLVASVRHPLHVIESAKIGADVVTLPPDTLDKMIRHPLTDKGLDLFLNDWKKLVKDHPDLKF, from the coding sequence ATGAAGATATTTTTAGACACTGCTAACTTTGATTCTATAGTAAAATTCAATGAAATGGGAATAGTGGATGGGATCACTACTAATCCTACATTACTTTCAAAGGAAAAAGGTAATCCGATTGAAACTATGAAAAAAATTGTAGAGTACGTCAAGGGACCAGTTAGCTTGGAAATAGTTGCCTCTTCATTTGACGAAATGATGGATGAGGGATTAAAACTCGCAAAGTATGGTGAAAATGCAGTAGTAAAGGTGCCCATGACTTCAGATGGGCTTAAAGTTGTAAAGGCGTTAAGCAGCAAGAACATAAAAACGAACGTAACGCTAGTATTTTCGGCAAATCAAGCATTACTTGCAGCCAAAGCTGGCGCTACATATGTGAGTCCCTTCATAGGTAGATTGGATGACATCGGGCATGAAGGCCTTAACCTTATCAAGGAGATAGTTCAAATTTTTACAAATTACTCTATCCCTACACAAGTTTTGGTAGCCAGTGTGCGACATCCATTGCATGTTATCGAATCTGCAAAAATAGGTGCAGATGTGGTTACCTTGCCCCCCGATACTTTGGATAAAATGATACGTCATCCACTTACGGATAAGGGTCTAGATTTGTTCTTAAACGACTGGAAAAAATTAGTAAAGGATCACCCAGACCTTAAATTCTAG
- a CDS encoding transketolase family protein, with the protein MRSAYGDSLVKLGMEYPNIVCVGGDTTDSLKTKKFGEKFPDRLFNVGIAEANLVSVAAGLAIAGKIAFASTYAAFIPGRCLDQIRNAICYPSLNVKIVVSHAGLSVGPDGASHQQIEDISIMRSLPNMRVLVPGDAPSVKKLLEKIVDIHGPFYMRLARPSTEEINTGDSDFDIGKGRIVTDGTDLSIFACGTMVSISQKASEILKKDHGISSRVIDMYSIKPIDTDLIYKCTKETGSLISVEEHSIIGGLGSAISEVTSDICPTFVTKIGIRDMFGESARDEEIDNLLEKYGLSPKEIVRNALELKKREKK; encoded by the coding sequence ATGAGGTCTGCTTATGGTGACTCCCTTGTAAAGCTTGGAATGGAGTATCCAAACATTGTGTGCGTCGGAGGAGATACTACTGACTCACTCAAAACAAAGAAATTTGGTGAAAAATTTCCAGACCGGCTCTTTAATGTAGGCATTGCTGAGGCAAACTTGGTTTCTGTAGCCGCCGGCCTTGCAATAGCAGGAAAAATAGCATTTGCAAGCACTTATGCTGCATTCATCCCAGGCCGATGTCTGGATCAGATCCGTAACGCTATCTGTTATCCTAGTTTGAATGTAAAAATTGTGGTCTCCCATGCTGGACTATCTGTTGGACCAGATGGTGCTTCCCATCAGCAAATCGAGGATATTTCAATAATGAGATCGCTTCCAAATATGCGCGTCTTGGTGCCTGGGGACGCACCTTCAGTAAAAAAGCTACTAGAAAAAATTGTTGACATCCACGGTCCATTTTATATGAGACTCGCAAGACCATCTACAGAAGAGATCAATACAGGAGACTCTGATTTTGATATAGGTAAAGGTAGGATTGTAACCGATGGCACTGATTTGAGTATATTTGCCTGTGGAACCATGGTCTCTATCTCTCAAAAAGCGAGTGAGATTCTTAAGAAAGACCATGGAATCTCAAGCCGGGTTATAGATATGTACTCGATAAAACCTATTGACACCGATTTGATTTACAAATGCACAAAGGAAACTGGGTCACTCATATCTGTTGAAGAACACAGTATTATAGGCGGCCTCGGCTCTGCTATTTCTGAGGTTACATCAGATATTTGTCCTACCTTCGTAACGAAAATTGGTATTAGAGATATGTTTGGGGAATCCGCACGAGATGAGGAAATTGACAATCTTTTGGAGAAATACGGACTTTCACCGAAAGAAATAGTAAGAAATGCTCTTGAATTAAAGAAAAGGGAGAAAAAATGA